The sequence below is a genomic window from Desulfuromonas sp..
AGGTGAGAGGGCAGCTCTCCGGATAACGAAACACTCACTCTAGGAAGACCTCATGGATCGAGCCAGATTGTTATCGGCACTTGCCTGCGTGGCCCTCGCCGTCCTCTTGGCCGGGCCGGTTCAGGCGAAAGAGGCCGTTTCGAACGAAGCGCTCTCCGCCGAAATCGCCAGGTTGTCCGAAGCGGTGGAACGACTCAACCTGCTGCTCGCCGAACGAACCGGGGAAAAAGAGGAAGAAGCGGCATTGCTCAAACTCGACATCGCCGTATCCTACCTGAATTTCCGCTACCGCAGCATTGAGATCAAGGAAATGGAGGTCCGGGAGAAAAGGGACCTGAGGGGAAGGATCGCCGATACCATCGACAGCATCGATAAGCAGCGGGAAGAAAGGGCGCGCCAGGCCGAGGAGCAGTTTCAGAGCCTGCCGGCACAAACGACCAAAGAGCAGGAGGAGTTCATTGAAATTCGGCGGAAACAGCTCGCGGAACGCCTCACAAAACTGGACGGCGAAATCATCGTCCTCGAAAACGAGATCATCGACCTGAAGGGGCAGCTTCAAAGCACCGAGGCGTTCGTCCGGAAAAACCTGAACTTCATTCCCTAGCGGCAGTCCCCCTGCCCCTTTTCTCACGCCCGGCCTCTCCGTTCTCTCGAAACATCAGCAGCAGGACACCACTCCCCTCCCTCATTTTTCCCCGGCGGCGCCCTTGATGGAGAGCCCGATCCGCTTGCGGGGGATGTCCACCGCCAGGACCTTGACCCGGACGATCTCCCCGACCTTGACCACCTCGCCGGGGTCCTTGACATAGCGGTTGGCGAGCTGGCTGATGTGGACCAGACCGTCCTGATGCACCCCGATATCGACAAAGGCGCCGAAGGCGGCCACGTTGGTAACCGTCCCCTGCAAAACCATCCCCTCCTTCAGGTCGGCCATCTCCCGCACGTCGTCGCGAAAGGCCGCCGCCCGGAACGTCTCGCGGGGGTCGCGGCCCGGCTTTTTCAGCTCGGCGACGATGTCCCGCAGGGTCGGCAGGCCGACGGACCCGCTCACGTAGCGCTTCAGGTCGATGCGCCCGGCCAGGGCCGGGTCGCCGGCGAGCTCCGCCACCGGAACGCCGAGATCGGCCGCCATGGCCCCCACCAGCTTGTAGTTCTCGGGGTGGACGGCGGTGTTGTCGAGGGGGTTCTCCCCGCCGGGGATGCGCAGGAAGCCGGCCGCCTGCTCGAAGGCCTTNCTGGAGAAGGGGCCGTGCTCGTCGCGATAACGGACGATGCCCCGGGCCAGCGCCTCGCCGATGCCGGAGACGTGGGCCAGGAGCGCCCAGGAGGCGGTGTTGAGATTGACCCCGACGTAGTTGACGCACGACTCCACGACCGCCTCGAGGGCCTTCTTCAGGGCGCCCTGGCTGACGTCGTGCTGGTACTGGCCGACGCCGATGCTCTTGGGGTCGATCTTCACCAGCTCGGCGAGAGGGTCCTGCAGGCGGCGGGCGATGGAGATGGCGCCGCGCACGGTGAGGTCGAGATCGGGGAACTCCTCGCGGGCGATCTCCGAGGCCGAGTAGACGCTCGCCCCGGCCTCGTTGACCATCACCGTGGCGACCTGCAGGCCGGCCTCGGCGAGGGTGTCCCGTACGAAGCGATCGACCTCGCGGCCGGCGGTGCCGTTGCCGACGGCGATCATCTCGGCCCGGTGGTCGGCGGCCAGGCGCAGCAGGTCCCGCTTCGCCCCGGGGATGCGCGCCGCTCCGGTGTGGGGATAGATGGTGGCGTGATCGAGGAAGCGGCCGGTGGCGTCGAGGGCCGCCATCTTGGAGCCGGTGCGCAGCCCGGGGTCGATCCCCAGGACCCTGCGGCTCCCGGCCGGCGGCTGCAGGAGCAGGTTGCGCAGGTTCTCGGCGAAGACCTTGATGGCCGTCGCGTCGGCGGCCGACTTGGCCTCGAGGCGCAGCTCCACCTCGATGGACGAGGCGATAAGACGCTTGTAGGCGTCCTCGGCCACACCTTCGAGAAGGGGGCGGAAGACGCTCTGCCACTTGACCAGGCGGGCCTGAAGGCGCTGCACGATCGCCTCGGCCGGCGCCTCGACCGAGAGCCGCAGCACCTCCTCCTTCTCCCCCCGGCGCATGGCCAGCATGCGGTGGGAGGGGGCGCTTTTGAGCGGCTCGCGGTAGTCGTAGTACATCTCGAACTTGGAGACGCTCCCCGCCTTGTCCGGGGCGACCCGGGAGACCAGGACTCCCTCCCCCCGGGTGCGGCGGCGCACCTCGGCCCGGGCGTCGGCGTCCTCGCTGAGGCGCTCGGCCAGGATGTAGCCCGCCCCCTCGAGGGCGGCGGCCGCGTCGGGGACCTCCTTCCCGGGATCGACATAGGGGGCGGCGGCCGCCTCGGGGGTGCCGGAGGTCATTCGCTGGGCGGCGACCAGGTCGGCCAGGGGCTCCAGGCCCCGCTCCCGGGCAATCGTCGCCTTGGTGCGGCGCCTCGGCTTGTAGGGAAGGTAGAGATCCTCCAGCACCGTCTTCTGCCGGCAGGTCTCGATGCGCCCCCGGAGCTCGGGGGTCAGCTTGCCCTGCTCCTCGACGGACTTGAGGATGGTGGCCTTGCGCTCCTCCAGCTCGCCGAAGTAGGCGAGGCGATCCTCCACGGCGCGCACCTGCACCTCGTCCAGCTCGCCGGTGCGCTCCTTGCGGTAGCGGGCGATGAAGGGAACCGTCGCCCCCTCCCGGAGAAGGGCCACGGTGTTCTCCACCGGCAGGGCCCCCAGGCCCGTTTCTGCGGCGATGGAGGAGAGGATGCGGGAGATCTGAACGGCGGTCAGGGCCATGGGGTTTCACCTCGGTCGTTGGGGTTTGGAGGAACGCATTCTAGCATGGGGAGCGGCGCGGGAAAAGGACCCCGGGGGCCGAACGCAAACAGGCTGCCCCGCTTTTGGGGGACAGCCTGTTTGCTTGTTCCGATGATGTTTCCTGGCGGGAGGTCCTAGCCGTTGATCCTCGCCTCCAGCAGGTCCGCCGCCTCTTTCACGTTCAGGCCCCCGTGGATCAGGCCGTGGACCGCGGCGAGCAGCGCCGCCGGGTGGGGGCTCTGCCAGACGTTGCGCCCCATGACGATCCCCCTGGCGCCGTCCTGCAGGGCCCCGTGGATCATCTTCAGGGTGTCGAGGTCGGTCTCGCACTTGGGCCCGCCGGCGATCATCACCGGCACCGGGCAGCCGGCCACGACCTTGTCGAAGCCCGTCTCGGTGTAGTAGGTCTTGATGATGTCGGCGCCGTGCTCGGCCCCGACCCGGGCGCCGAGGGCGATGAACTTCGGGTCCTTCTTCTTCTCCTCGTTGGTCTTGCCCAGCCCCATGACCCCGAGCAGCGGCACGTTGTAGCGGTGGCAGGCGGTCGCCATGGTCGCCGTGTCGACGAGGGTCTGGTGCTCGAAGTCCGAGCCGATGAAGGCCGAGACGGCCACGGCGTCGGCGCCGAGGGAGAGGGCTTCCTCCACCGAGGAGGTGATCCCCTCGTGGGTCAGGTCGGGCCCGGCGATGGTCGCCGCGCCGCTGGCCCGCATGATGATGCCGGGGGAGGCGTCCGTCTCGAAGGAGTGGGTGTACATCCCCTTGGTGATGAGCCAGGCGTCGACGGTGCCGGTGGCGTCGAGCTCCGTGACGGTCTTCTTCAGGTCGTTGATGCCGCTCATCGGCCCCAGGGCCATGCCGTGGTCGACGGCGATCACCAGGCTGCGCCCGGTCTCCTTCTTGATGATGCGCCGAAGGCGCCATTCCATGCCGTTCATTTTATGTCCTTTCTTGATGCAGAAGTCGAGATTTCAGGAATTCAAGAAGCCAAGAATCATAAGACTGGTTTACCGCCCGTTCGCTTTTCTCACTCAAGACGCAAAGGGCGCAAAGCAAACCTGATTTCATTCGTCATTCCCGCGATGGCGGAAATCCCCTGGGAGATAAAATCATGAAAATGGATCCCCATTGAGGCCTCGGGGATGACGATTTCGAACTGGCATTGATGCTCCTCTTTGCGTTCTTTGCGGCTTTGCGGTGAACA
It includes:
- a CDS encoding S1 RNA-binding domain-containing protein, whose translation is KAFEQAAGFLRIPGGENPLDNTAVHPENYKLVGAMAADLGVPVAELAGDPALAGRIDLKRYVSGSVGLPTLRDIVAELKKPGRDPRETFRAAAFRDDVREMADLKEGMVLQGTVTNVAAFGAFVDIGVHQDGLVHISQLANRYVKDPGEVVKVGEIVRVKVLAVDIPRKRIGLSIKGAAGEK